GCAGAAACCCCGCAAACAACCTCTTCCGAAAACACGGCATGCCCAAAATACGATACCGAACCACGAATTCCGCAACGGCATTCCTCACATAGTTTTTACTTGACATTCCTGCCCTGTGCACAGCATTTTAGCAGGATAGGCCTGTCGGTTCGGTTCAATAATTAACAACGCATCGATCCACCGGCGAAATTGATTCCCTGACGAGCGGCAGGGTTCAAGCCTCATCAAACCGCTCTTTTCTTACGATTTTCAGCACCTGTACACACCATGACCAACACGAATGCCGACCCGATCTACACCATGGGACGCAGCGAGGGAGAAACCGAGCGCCTCATTTCCCAGTCGCTGCTCTACGAGGGCATCACCCTTCGCTTTTTCAGGGAAGCCGGCATCGCTCCGGGTATGAAGGTGCTGGACGTCGGCAGCGGCGCCGGAGACGTGTCGCTCGCCGTTGCCGGAATCGTCGGCCCGGAAGGCCGCGTGATCGGCGTGGACATGAACCCGGATATCGTAGAAACCGCCCGGGCGCGCGCCGAAGCCGCCGGACACGAACACGTCGAATTCGTGGCGGGCGACGCCCGTACGCTGGACATCGGAAACGATTTCGACGCCGTGGTGGGCCGGCTCGTGCTCATGTACATGGCCGATCCCACGGAAGCCGTGAGAGGATTCGTGCAGCGCCTTCGCCCCGGCGGCATTGTCGCGTTTCAGGAGGCGGACTTAGCCCGATACCGCACCTTCGAACACCCGGAAACGCCTCTGCTGAACCAGATCAAGGACTGGGTCATTGCGGTGTTCGAGCAATCCGGGGCCTCTGTAGACATGGGCTTCGGCCTGTACCGCGCCTTCGTGGACGCCGGCCTGCCCGCCCCGATGATGCACTACGAAGCACTCCTGGGCGGCGCGGATACGTGGACCGGCTACCCGTACGCCGTGCAGGCATTCGCAAGTTTCCTGCCGCTCTTCGAACAATTCGGCATTACGACCGCGGAAGAAGTGGGTCTGGACACGCTGGAAGAACGCCTTAAGCAGGAGGTGAAGACCTCAAAACGCCCCCTCCTCCTGCCGCCGCATGTGACGGCGTACGCACGGGTGGGGTGATACGGATGGTGCGACCAGTCCAAACATAATCCCGGCAGCACGAAAAACGTACGGGCATCTATCTCATGCCGTAGAATATTGCATCCCGGGATTGGGCGCCTTCATCTGCATAAATGGAACAGCCTCGCCCAAAAGGCGGGCCGCACAAACAGGATCAATGGCTACAAACGATTCTTCATTCTGGTCTACTCCCACATCGTAGTACATCTGCTCGCCCTTCAAATACAGCTTGATTACAAACTGCTCCGACCTGGCTAAAATCCTGGCCCGGTCAGGCCCGCCATCCGACTCTCTCGCAACCATCTCCCAGGCGAATTTGTCTCTGAACATACGCGCCTTTTCACCCGTTAACCGCACAAAATCGGGCGGAATGTTAATTATCATTTTCTCTTTGTCTTTCATGACAACACGGGTTAAGACACAAAGAACGAAAGGATCGCTGCCGCAACAGCCCCAAGTGCGGAAACCCAGGCAATTGCGAGACGCGTGGCTATCCCTCTCCAGAACACTTTCTCTACTTCGGATATTTTAGATGTTATTTCCTTGTCAATATACTCCTGAAAAGAAAGATTAACCCCCACATCGGTTGGTTTTTCCCTGGTCAACCTGCTCGTTTCAATTTGCATCGCTCCTGCGCCGCCTCCAGCGACTCAAATTCCGGGTACCTGCGTACGATCGCCGGGAATCAGTGCGGGCGCAACCGGAAAACCGGTCGTCGCTCCATAGACTCTCCGCTGGCCCAAACATAATCCCGGCAACACGAAACCTGGTTTGTACGAACGCTTTCCTGCAACAGGAAAGAAGTGTCCGCATCACAAAAAAACAAACCCGGAAATAGCTATGACCACCCAAGCCCCGCAAGCGACCCATATCCATGCCGATACCAATCTGATCAGCCGATTTCTTTCGAAATACGAACGCCCCAATACGGTTCGTATTTACCGTTATCACCTGAGCAGATTCTTCGGAGTGGAGTCAGTGACCATGAAAGAAGCGGCAGCGATCACCACCGAGTACGTTAACAGGCAAATCGAAAAAGCCGAAAACGTGCTCGCGCCGGCTACCGTCGAAGGGTTCGTAACCTCCATAATAATCTTCTTCGACTGGCTTTGCGCCATCGACGTCATTCGCAAAAATCCTGCGAACAAGCACCTTATCCGAAGGTGGAAGAAAGGGGGCAGAGCACAGCGAAAAATATTCGCCTTGTCGAAAGAAGAATCTCAGCGCCTGCTGGACGCAACACTGGTTAGCCCCTTCCACGACCGCTGCAATACGGCCAAGCGCAATCACGCGATTGTACTAACGCTTCTCAACTGTCTGCTCCGGCGCTCCGAAATGGGCGCCATGAACGTGGAGCACATCCGAAGTCTGGATGGGCATTGGGTCATAGACCTGCCGGAAACGAAGGGCGGCGCCGATCAATTCGTGAAGGTCCCTGCGCATGTGATCAAGGAAATACAGGAAATGCAGACATTTTACGGGATCGAATCCGGGCCGCTCTGGAGATCGATGGAAGGCCGAACGAAAGGCAAACGGCTGTGTACGCGGCAGATATGCAACATTATCAAGAAAGCGGCAAAGCGAGCCGGCCTGCCTCCCGAAATATCCACGCATACGCTCAGGCATACGGGATGCACGCTTGCCCTGGAAGCGGGCGCAAC
The sequence above is drawn from the Bacteroidetes bacterium SB0662_bin_6 genome and encodes:
- a CDS encoding class I SAM-dependent methyltransferase encodes the protein MTNTNADPIYTMGRSEGETERLISQSLLYEGITLRFFREAGIAPGMKVLDVGSGAGDVSLAVAGIVGPEGRVIGVDMNPDIVETARARAEAAGHEHVEFVAGDARTLDIGNDFDAVVGRLVLMYMADPTEAVRGFVQRLRPGGIVAFQEADLARYRTFEHPETPLLNQIKDWVIAVFEQSGASVDMGFGLYRAFVDAGLPAPMMHYEALLGGADTWTGYPYAVQAFASFLPLFEQFGITTAEEVGLDTLEERLKQEVKTSKRPLLLPPHVTAYARVG
- a CDS encoding tyrosine-type recombinase/integrase, with the protein product MTTQAPQATHIHADTNLISRFLSKYERPNTVRIYRYHLSRFFGVESVTMKEAAAITTEYVNRQIEKAENVLAPATVEGFVTSIIIFFDWLCAIDVIRKNPANKHLIRRWKKGGRAQRKIFALSKEESQRLLDATLVSPFHDRCNTAKRNHAIVLTLLNCLLRRSEMGAMNVEHIRSLDGHWVIDLPETKGGADQFVKVPAHVIKEIQEMQTFYGIESGPLWRSMEGRTKGKRLCTRQICNIIKKAAKRAGLPPEISTHTLRHTGCTLALEAGATLHQVQIHARHKNINTTLRYIHQRDKLNNSAADFIGI